A portion of the Drosophila sechellia strain sech25 chromosome 2R, ASM438219v1, whole genome shotgun sequence genome contains these proteins:
- the LOC6609888 gene encoding glutathione peroxidase homolog BsaA, which translates to MFDKETLFPGLLAAVALVVVLQTRSRLQQDLQDMRWRLTIHALTVRDTFGNPVQLDTFAGHVMLIVNIASRCGLTLSQYNGLRYLLEEYEDQGLRILNFPCNQFGGQMPESDGQEMLDHLRREGANIGHLFAKIDVKGAQADPLYKLLTRHQHDIEWNFVKFLVDRKGNIHKRYGAELEPVALTDDIELLLGR; encoded by the exons ATGTTCGATAAAGAAACTCTTTTCCCAGGCCTTTTGGCTGCAGTGGCCTTGGTGGTAGTACTACAAACACGCAGCAGATTGCAGCAGGATTTGCAGGATATGCGATGGCGTCTAACGATACACGCTCTCACCGTTCGAGATACCTTTGGGAATCCAGTGCAACTCGATACATTCGCCGGCCATGTGATGCTCATCGTCAACATTGCCTCCAG ATGCGGACTTACCTTATCTCAGTACAACGGTTTACGATATTTACTAGAGGAATATGAGGACCAGGGCCTGAGAATTTTAAACTTTCCCTGTAACCAATTTGGGGGTCAAATGCCCGAGTCCGATGGCCAGGAGATGTTGGATCACCTGCGCAGGGAGGGAGCCAACATAGGACACCTCTTCGCCAAGATAGATGTTAAAGGAGCCCAGGCAGATCCGCTGTACAAGCTCCTAACGCGCCACCAGCATGATATCGAGTGGAATTTTGTCAAGTTTCTGGTGGATCGAAAGGGAAACATACACAAGAGATATGGCGCCGAACTGGAACCAGTTGCCCTGACCGATGACATAGAGCTGCTGCTCGGCAGATGA
- the LOC6609889 gene encoding uncharacterized protein LOC6609889, which yields MLYMMNYLLILGCALMLVLPMYGDCLRMKRSQGDTASDYNETTTMDNTASLSGKATVLANSTITTANMTEATSPEQKITAGPVRSTVVRGKTTSYTTTTALSSLAAVASTSSPLDAGKFQLVEDLLGLRRPKRRLGSLMDDSLQPRQLHHKRRPAVEAAAMATSLPPNPNPNLNSNPNPNSSPYVYYNKLVSPDGKHEMKEFELLAPNMMIESVQQELNYGPEVLPPELAGVLLLNAAENTPRGLHNAAPLKHHRKHKSTPALPPMLYMLQQLLQPTFEGNLLLEQPKEPQRRVSSPLYQFLDGAMDLALRNNPDVIDHLLGDHLELELEMEKTKSIKDKALTKKAKKEAQKMEPKEELIVSCPIHHEHHANRNGDMVEDDVVLVNECHLI from the exons ATGCTCTACATGATGAACTACTTGCTGATCCTTGGGT GTGCCCTCATGTTGGTGCTACCGATGTACGGCGACTGTCTGCGCATGAAGCGTTCTCAAGGCGATACTGCAAGTGATTATAATGAAACCACTACAATGGACAATACTGCTTCACTGAGCGGAAAAGCCACCGTGTTGGCCAATAGCACCATTACCACGGCTAACATGACTGAAGCCACATCTCCGGAGCAGAAGATTACTGCTGGACCGGTGCGCAGTACTGTAGTTCGTGGAAAGACCACTAGCTACACAACCACCACCGCATTATCATCACTTGCTGCTGTGGCATCCACATCCTCGCCTCTGGATGCCGGAAAATTCCAGCTAGTGGAGGATCTGCTGGGACTGCGCCGTCCCAAGAGGCGTTTGGGTAGCCTGATGGACGACAGTCTGCAGCCACGACAATTGCACCACAAGCGTCGCCCAGCGGTGGAAGCTGCTGCTATGGCCACCTCACTGCCACCCAACCCGAATCCCAATCTTAattccaatcccaatcccaattccAGTCCCTATGTGTACTACAACAAGCTGGTTTCGCCCGATGGCAAGCACGAGATGAAGGAGTTCGAGCTGCTGGCGCCCAACATGATGATTGAGAGTGTGCAGCAGGAGTTGAACTACGGCCCGGAAGTTTTGCCACCGGAATTGGCCGGAGTGCTACTGCTGAATGCAGCCGAGAACACTCCACGCGGACTTCATAATGCAGCACCACTGAAGCACCATCGCAAGCACAAATCCACGCCGGCTTTGCCACCGATGCTCTACATGCTGCAACAGTTGTTGCAGCCCACTTTCGAGGGAAATCTCTTGCTGGAACAACCAAAGGAGCCACAGCGTCGCGTTAGTTCACCCCTCTATCAATTCCTTGATGGCGCCATGGATCTGGCTTTGCGCAACAATCCCGATGTCATCGATCACCTGCTGGGCGATCACCTGGAATTGGAGCTGGAGATGGAAAAAACGAAGAGCATCAAGGATAAGGCACTAACGAAGAAGGCCAAGAAGGAGGCACAGAAGATGGAACCCAAGGAGGAGCTCATCGTCAGCTGTCCCATCCACCATGAGCACCATGCCAATCGCAATGGCGACATGGTCGAGGATGATGTCGTTTTGGTGAACGAGTGCCATCTGATCTAA